One segment of Streptosporangium brasiliense DNA contains the following:
- a CDS encoding pyridoxamine 5'-phosphate oxidase family protein, with amino-acid sequence MKKNGPESFFGVALQGRSHRGEATTMHARDTTSSTGGGQVEVLDRGTCMALLRTVRVGRVAWSAPSGEVVVLPVNFVVDRDGVVFKSSPGGKIDVVHRGGLLSFEADDIEPALRVGWSVLLVGFGEIVTDLDQMRHLEELPTTWITAAEPVFVRLTARQVTGRRLPLQPGGVAVERSGGA; translated from the coding sequence ATGAAGAAGAATGGTCCTGAGTCGTTCTTTGGGGTGGCCCTTCAGGGAAGGAGCCACCGGGGGGAGGCCACGACGATGCATGCGAGGGACACGACGTCGTCCACAGGTGGCGGTCAGGTCGAGGTTCTGGACCGCGGCACCTGTATGGCGTTGCTGCGGACCGTCAGAGTCGGCCGGGTCGCATGGTCGGCCCCGAGCGGTGAGGTGGTGGTGCTGCCGGTCAACTTCGTGGTGGACCGCGATGGTGTCGTGTTCAAGTCCTCGCCAGGAGGCAAAATTGACGTTGTGCACCGAGGCGGCCTCCTGTCGTTCGAAGCTGACGACATTGAACCCGCACTACGCGTGGGCTGGAGCGTGTTGTTGGTCGGCTTCGGCGAAATCGTCACCGACCTCGACCAAATGCGACACCTGGAGGAGCTGCCTACTACCTGGATAACCGCGGCCGAGCCGGTGTTCGTCCGCCTGACGGCTCGGCAGGTAACCGGCCGTCGTCTGCCGCTGCAGCCGGGTGGAGTCGCCGTCGAGCGGAGCGGCGGCGCCTGA
- a CDS encoding DUF1876 domain-containing protein, whose amino-acid sequence MEAKQWTVQVYITEEGDDTSARAVLSTRDKTHITGVGHARRNPVDQSAPEIGDELAAARALIDLGNRLLIVTSEDIVQFTGPTSW is encoded by the coding sequence ATGGAAGCCAAACAGTGGACCGTGCAGGTTTACATCACCGAAGAGGGCGACGACACTTCCGCCCGGGCAGTGCTATCCACTAGGGACAAAACTCACATAACCGGGGTGGGACACGCACGTCGCAACCCCGTCGATCAGTCGGCACCTGAGATCGGCGACGAGCTCGCGGCCGCCCGTGCGCTGATCGATCTGGGGAACAGGCTGCTCATCGTTACCTCGGAGGACATCGTTCAGTTCACCGGGCCCACCTCATGGTGA
- a CDS encoding DUF1918 domain-containing protein, with protein MKAEVGDRLIVESTHLGESRRIGIITALHHADGSPPYDVHWLDQEHDVMIFPGPDAHIERRRAEPGTS; from the coding sequence ATGAAAGCAGAGGTCGGAGACCGCTTGATCGTTGAAAGCACCCACCTGGGGGAGTCACGCCGGATCGGCATCATCACCGCGTTACACCACGCCGACGGTTCGCCGCCCTATGACGTGCACTGGCTCGACCAGGAACACGATGTCATGATCTTTCCAGGGCCGGACGCCCACATCGAGCGTCGGCGCGCGGAACCCGGGACATCATGA
- the ftsH gene encoding ATP-dependent zinc metalloprotease FtsH — MITRIRLRGRHATGKAKPGPPNEPPPPPATPPPPNWRSWLLPAAMTIFLLWLLIPVMFTGSAATPYSYSDFVTKVNTGQVKAVTVDDQGAVSGDLKDGARFTTQIPTALNVGRLDAQLQSNHVQITATRSDGSLGSILISFLPLALLIGLFMWSGRKAQQSLAGGLGGFGRSRAKIIEAERPTTRFGDVAGYDGVKQEISEVVDFLRAPERYAAAGAKPPRGVIMVGPPGTGKTLIARAVAGEAAVPFLSVTGSAFVEMFVGVGASRVRDLFDEARRRAPSIVFIDEIDAIGGRRGGAVTGGNDEREQTLNQLLAEMDGFDQSSGIVVLAATNRPETLDPALLRPGRFDRQVTVPLPNQVERAAILAVHAAGKHLAPDVDLGVIARGTPGFSGADLANLVNEAAINAVRAGRTTIDAHDLDAARDRVLLGRRETSNALLPQERHAVAVHESGHALLATLCEHADPVAKVTILPAGLTLGVTEQLPEAERHLYSESYLADLLAVRLGGRAAELVVFGEGSTGAANDLAAATQIATRMVRDFGLSPALGPVGYSSATSQYLGEDAEEFRRKPYSERTQKIIDEEVARLLSGAEKRAIDLLRAHRGALDRLAAILVEHETIAGDVVGSVLQAERPAVIGLDGIA, encoded by the coding sequence ATGATCACGCGAATTCGACTGCGCGGCCGGCATGCGACGGGTAAAGCGAAGCCAGGACCACCGAATGAGCCCCCACCTCCGCCGGCGACACCGCCGCCTCCCAACTGGCGGAGTTGGCTGCTGCCGGCGGCGATGACGATCTTCCTGTTGTGGCTGCTGATACCCGTCATGTTCACCGGGTCGGCGGCCACGCCGTACTCCTACAGCGACTTCGTGACGAAGGTGAACACCGGGCAGGTCAAGGCGGTGACGGTCGATGATCAGGGTGCGGTGTCCGGCGACCTGAAGGATGGCGCGAGGTTCACCACCCAGATTCCCACAGCCCTCAACGTCGGCCGGCTGGACGCTCAGCTTCAGTCCAATCATGTTCAGATCACCGCGACCCGGTCCGACGGCTCCCTGGGGTCGATCCTGATCAGCTTCCTGCCGTTGGCGCTGCTGATCGGCCTGTTCATGTGGAGCGGACGGAAGGCGCAGCAGTCCCTGGCCGGTGGTCTCGGGGGGTTCGGCCGGTCACGAGCGAAAATCATCGAGGCGGAGCGGCCGACTACCCGGTTCGGCGACGTCGCCGGTTATGACGGTGTCAAGCAGGAGATCAGCGAGGTCGTGGACTTCCTGCGGGCCCCCGAGCGGTACGCGGCGGCGGGCGCGAAACCACCCCGAGGCGTGATCATGGTGGGCCCTCCGGGGACGGGAAAGACGCTCATCGCCCGCGCCGTGGCCGGTGAGGCAGCCGTGCCGTTCCTGTCGGTCACCGGTTCGGCGTTCGTGGAGATGTTCGTCGGTGTGGGCGCCTCGCGGGTCCGTGACCTCTTCGACGAAGCACGCAGACGCGCGCCCTCCATCGTCTTCATCGACGAGATCGACGCCATCGGCGGCCGGCGGGGCGGAGCGGTCACCGGCGGCAACGACGAACGCGAACAGACGCTCAACCAACTGCTGGCCGAGATGGACGGCTTCGATCAGAGCAGCGGAATCGTCGTCCTGGCCGCGACGAACCGGCCCGAGACCCTTGATCCGGCCCTGCTGCGCCCCGGCCGCTTCGACCGGCAGGTGACTGTGCCGCTGCCCAACCAGGTCGAGCGGGCGGCGATCCTGGCCGTTCACGCGGCCGGGAAGCATCTGGCCCCGGACGTCGATCTCGGGGTGATCGCCCGTGGCACCCCGGGATTCTCCGGCGCGGACCTGGCCAACCTCGTCAACGAGGCCGCCATCAACGCCGTCAGGGCGGGCCGTACGACCATCGACGCCCATGACCTCGACGCGGCACGCGACCGGGTACTGCTGGGCCGCCGGGAGACCTCCAACGCTCTGCTCCCGCAAGAGCGCCACGCGGTGGCCGTGCATGAATCCGGGCATGCGCTGCTCGCCACGTTGTGCGAGCATGCCGACCCGGTCGCGAAGGTGACCATCCTTCCCGCCGGTCTGACACTCGGCGTCACCGAGCAACTGCCCGAGGCCGAGCGGCACCTCTACAGCGAGAGCTATCTGGCCGACCTGCTCGCCGTACGGCTCGGCGGCCGGGCCGCGGAACTGGTCGTCTTCGGCGAAGGCTCCACCGGCGCCGCCAACGACCTGGCGGCCGCCACGCAGATCGCCACTCGTATGGTGCGTGACTTCGGCCTGTCGCCCGCGCTCGGCCCGGTCGGCTACTCCTCGGCCACTTCTCAGTATCTGGGCGAGGACGCCGAAGAGTTCCGGCGCAAGCCGTACTCCGAGCGGACCCAGAAGATCATCGACGAAGAGGTGGCCCGGCTTCTCAGCGGGGCGGAGAAGCGCGCGATCGACCTGCTGCGCGCCCACCGCGGCGCTCTCGACCGGCTCGCGGCGATCCTGGTGGAACACGAGACCATCGCCGGTGACGTCGTCGGTAGCGTGTTGCAGGCTGAGCGGCCTGCGGTTATCGGTCTGGACGGCATCGCATGA